A DNA window from Anas platyrhynchos isolate ZD024472 breed Pekin duck chromosome 33, IASCAAS_PekinDuck_T2T, whole genome shotgun sequence contains the following coding sequences:
- the LOC140000194 gene encoding latent-transforming growth factor beta-binding protein 4-like → MGMGTLGWGWGHGDGDIGVGTWGWHREHGEVAEDVGLGTWWGHGGGPGDPGGDMGTWGGTWGHGGGPGAPRPPRPVQCSSPLPGLRTQDVCCRGAGVAWGVHECQPCDADPRKAAGFFLGLWGWGGFCGVGGGLTLSPPPPPPFAANPPAVGQHPCPKGFRRANGSCVDVDECQEGGFCKNGLCTNTRGSFACLCHEGFILDSSRSSCISHQVISEARGPCYRVLREGRCALPTLRNITRQICCCSRVGKAWGPACQRCPPFGSEGFKEICPAGPGYHYSASDLHYNTRYLGQDLPRVPLGRPRVPSPAGTAAPRWRPGRPPPSRSPPVPEVPPRVPKVPQRVPEVPPRVPHVPPRVPEVPPRVPDVSPRVPEVPQRIPEL, encoded by the exons atggggatggggacattgggatggggatggggacatggggatggggacattggggtggggacatggggatggcaccgtgagcacggggaggtggccgaggatgtggggctggggacgtggtggggacacggagggggacctggggatccaggtggggacatggggacgtggggggggacatggggacacggggggggtcccggcgccccccgacccccccgccccgtgcagTGCAGCTCGCCCCTGCCCGGTCTGCGCACCCAGGACGTCTGCTGCCGGGGGGCCGGCGTGGCCTGGGGGGTGCACGAGTGCCAGCCCTGCGACGCCGACCCCCGTAAGGCagcggggttttttttggggttatggggttggggggggttctgcggtgtggggggggggctcactttgtccccccctcccccccctccatttGCAGCAAAcccccccgccgtggggcagcacccctgccccaaaggTTTCCGCCGCGCCAACGGCTCCTGCGTGG ATGTGGATGAGTGCCAGGAGGGGGGGTTCTGCAAGAACGGGCTCTGCACCAACACCCGGGGCAGCTTCGCCTGCCTCTGCCACGAGGGCTTCATCCTGGACTCGTCCCGGAGCAGCTGCATCT cccaccaggtGATCTCGGAGGCGCGGGGGCCGTGTTAccgggtgctgcgggaggggcGCTGCGCGCTGCCCACCCTGCGCAACATCACCcgccagatctgctgctgcagccgcgtgggcaaggcctgggggccggcgtgccagcgctgcccccccttcGGCTCcg AGGGGTTCAAGGAGAtctgccccgccggccccggctaCCACTACTCGGCCTCCGACCTGCACTACAACACCCGCTACCTGGGCCAGgacctgccccgtgtccccctggggcgtccccgtgtcccctccccagctgggaccgCCGCCC ctcgctGGCGCCCCGGTcggccgccccccagcaggtcaccgcctgtccccgaggtgccaccgcgggtccccaaggtgccacaacgcgtccccgaggtgccaccacgcgTCCCACACGTGCCAccgcgtgtccccgaggtgccaccacgggTCCCCGATGTGTcaccacgtgtccccgaggtgccacaacgcatCCCCGAG TTATAG